The following proteins are encoded in a genomic region of Methanoculleus bourgensis MS2:
- a CDS encoding HEAT repeat domain-containing protein: MQRRDVPVGEMQYDVDLMASKRDIDGLIEALQSSDPEIRRSAALDLGRLGEWRATEPLIVALADPIQAVREAAANALVMVGTPAVEPLIDLLERPEASAGYERPREVSREGLTQHDLLAGPEGIPPEKRPLRHRGGITQHDVLAGPEGIRRAGGRRALEEEEEGLTQHDLLAGPEGIPPEKRTLQHRVLAQHDLLAGPEGVKEHEALFPGVGRAGVVEEGPPPEMGRGLRRAYAAAILGEIADPRAEGPLTRSLSDDDPVVRKAAGDAIVRFREKRGEATPVPPASR, encoded by the coding sequence ATGCAGAGAAGGGATGTTCCAGTGGGGGAGATGCAATATGACGTTGACCTTATGGCGTCGAAGCGGGACATTGACGGCCTGATCGAAGCGCTACAGAGCAGCGATCCCGAAATCCGCCGGAGTGCCGCCCTGGATCTTGGCAGGCTCGGCGAATGGAGGGCGACAGAACCGCTCATTGTTGCGCTTGCCGATCCCATTCAGGCTGTCCGGGAGGCCGCGGCGAACGCGCTTGTCATGGTCGGGACGCCGGCGGTCGAGCCGCTGATCGACCTGCTCGAGCGCCCGGAGGCATCAGCGGGGTACGAGCGGCCCCGGGAAGTGTCCCGGGAGGGGCTTACCCAGCACGACCTCCTCGCCGGTCCTGAGGGTATACCGCCTGAAAAGAGGCCTCTCCGGCACAGGGGAGGCATTACGCAGCACGATGTACTCGCCGGCCCCGAGGGTATCAGGCGGGCCGGCGGGCGGCGGGCGCTCGAGGAGGAAGAGGAGGGGCTTACCCAGCACGACCTCCTCGCCGGTCCTGAGGGGATTCCGCCCGAAAAGAGAACCCTCCAGCACAGAGTCCTGGCACAGCATGACCTCCTTGCCGGTCCGGAGGGTGTGAAGGAACACGAGGCCCTCTTCCCCGGGGTCGGGAGGGCAGGTGTTGTGGAGGAGGGCCCACCACCTGAGATGGGGCGGGGGCTACGGCGTGCGTATGCGGCAGCCATCCTCGGCGAGATCGCTGATCCCCGGGCGGAGGGGCCCCTCACCCGATCGCTCTCAGACGACGACCCTGTTGTCCGAAAAGCGGCCGGGGATGCGATCGTGAGGTTCCGTGAGAAGCGGGGTGAGGCAACGCCCGTGCCGCCGGCGTCCCGGTGA
- a CDS encoding HEAT repeat domain-containing protein — translation MQREGNPAEERRFNIDLLRAEENIDGLIAALESEDGLTRQRAALALGDFGDAKAVAPLIRALGDPLTAVREAAADSLAMLGPPAVEPLVELIERPGASERYEEPGAAESAKTVTGPGDLSWEIATRRDLRRVYAAAILGEIGDPSAVEPLARALRDANNDVRCQASGALAKFGRGAVELLTTVLADPDPDVRVVAAGVLGDIGDASVVEPLIGALRDANDDVRGAAGGALIRARNAAVDPLIGATKDSDRNVRLYAAGALKYIGDPRAIDALQDLTRDEDADVRSVAEDAIAKIRVVRGGIAPEPSPPTSR, via the coding sequence TTGCAGAGAGAGGGTAATCCAGCGGAAGAGAGACGGTTCAACATCGATCTCCTGAGGGCGGAAGAGAATATCGACGGCCTGATCGCGGCACTGGAGAGCGAGGATGGCCTGACCCGCCAGCGGGCCGCACTGGCGCTCGGGGACTTTGGTGATGCAAAGGCAGTAGCCCCGCTCATCAGGGCGCTCGGCGACCCGCTGACAGCGGTGCGGGAAGCGGCGGCCGACTCACTTGCCATGCTTGGCCCCCCGGCGGTTGAGCCGCTGGTCGAACTCATCGAGCGCCCGGGGGCTTCGGAGAGGTATGAGGAGCCCGGGGCCGCGGAGAGCGCGAAGACCGTGACCGGGCCGGGCGATCTATCCTGGGAGATCGCGACCAGGAGGGATCTCCGACGGGTCTACGCGGCCGCCATCCTCGGCGAGATCGGTGACCCCTCGGCGGTGGAGCCCCTCGCCCGGGCACTCCGCGACGCGAACAACGATGTCAGGTGTCAGGCATCGGGGGCGCTCGCAAAGTTCGGCCGCGGAGCGGTAGAGCTGCTTACAACAGTGCTTGCCGACCCGGACCCCGATGTCAGGGTCGTCGCGGCCGGCGTCCTCGGGGATATCGGCGACGCTTCGGTGGTGGAGCCGCTCATCGGGGCGCTCCGCGACGCGAATGACGACGTCCGGGGAGCGGCGGGCGGCGCCCTCATCCGGGCCAGGAATGCTGCGGTGGACCCGCTCATCGGTGCAACAAAAGACAGCGACCGGAACGTCAGGCTCTACGCGGCGGGCGCTCTCAAGTACATCGGCGATCCGCGGGCGATCGACGCGCTCCAGGACCTCACCCGGGACGAGGACGCTGATGTGCGGAGCGTGGCTGAGGATGCGATCGCAAAGATCAGGGTGGTCCGGGGCGGGATCGCACCGGAGCCGTCTCCGCCGACGTCGCGGTGA
- the hisD gene encoding histidinol dehydrogenase — protein sequence MWKALDIETWIAGRRSDLDRVKGSVSEIIGRVRAEGDDALVDLTKKFDGIDLAEIAVSDEEREAAYDQVDAELVESLVQAEVRISRFHELQRGRDLWLQEMEPGITLGVKTTPLSRVGAYVPGGRAAYPSTALMCTIPAVVAGVREICCCTPPPINPITLVALDIAGVDEIYRVGGAQAIAAMAIGTETIPGVEKIVGPGNVFVTAAKMLLRDEVEIDFPAGPSEIAVLADSTANPRFIAADILAQAEHDPSAACVLVTTDAALADAVGAEVKRMVEGADRREIIEKALDHSGYIVAGDLDEAVATVNGIAPEHLSVQVADPLGILTRFRSAGSIFVGPYAAVACGDYASGTNHVLPTAGYARLYSGLDVNHFCRRSTVQMITREGLEAIGDVVETIADAEGLHAHAESVRVRRRR from the coding sequence ATGTGGAAGGCGCTGGATATCGAGACCTGGATCGCCGGGCGGCGGTCAGACCTTGACCGGGTGAAGGGTTCAGTCTCTGAGATCATCGGGAGGGTGCGGGCAGAGGGTGACGACGCGCTGGTCGACCTGACGAAGAAGTTCGACGGCATCGATCTGGCAGAGATCGCCGTCTCTGACGAGGAGCGGGAGGCGGCCTACGACCAGGTGGATGCAGAACTGGTCGAGAGCCTCGTGCAGGCTGAGGTGCGGATCAGCAGGTTCCATGAGTTGCAGCGTGGGCGCGACCTCTGGCTCCAGGAGATGGAGCCCGGGATCACCCTCGGTGTCAAGACGACGCCGCTTTCTCGGGTGGGGGCCTACGTCCCCGGCGGGCGGGCGGCGTACCCCTCGACGGCGCTGATGTGTACTATCCCTGCGGTGGTGGCCGGTGTCCGTGAGATCTGCTGCTGCACACCGCCGCCGATCAACCCGATCACGCTTGTGGCGCTCGATATCGCCGGGGTCGATGAGATCTACCGTGTCGGCGGCGCGCAGGCGATTGCGGCCATGGCGATAGGGACCGAGACGATCCCGGGGGTGGAAAAGATCGTCGGGCCCGGGAACGTCTTTGTCACCGCCGCAAAGATGCTCCTCCGGGACGAGGTCGAGATCGACTTTCCCGCGGGCCCAAGCGAGATCGCGGTCCTTGCAGATAGTACGGCGAACCCGAGGTTCATCGCGGCCGATATCCTCGCCCAGGCTGAGCATGACCCGAGCGCCGCCTGCGTCCTGGTCACCACCGACGCGGCCCTCGCCGATGCGGTCGGGGCCGAAGTGAAGCGGATGGTGGAGGGTGCAGACCGGCGGGAGATCATAGAGAAGGCGCTCGACCACTCTGGCTACATCGTGGCCGGCGACCTCGATGAGGCGGTGGCAACGGTCAATGGCATCGCCCCTGAGCACCTCTCGGTGCAGGTGGCAGACCCGCTCGGCATCCTCACCCGGTTCAGGAGCGCCGGGTCGATATTCGTCGGCCCTTACGCGGCGGTGGCCTGCGGCGACTACGCGTCCGGGACGAACCACGTCCTCCCGACCGCAGGATATGCCAGATTGTACTCGGGGCTTGATGTGAACCACTTCTGCCGGCGCTCAACGGTCCAGATGATCACGCGGGAGGGGCTCGAGGCCATCGGCGATGTCGTGGAGACGATCGCCGACGCCGAGGGGCTCCACGCCCACGCAGAGTCGGTGCGGGTGCGGCGCCGGAGATAA
- a CDS encoding substrate-binding domain-containing protein, whose product MTPRSWVPLVGIMVVLLAASVVAVPAQEAANPDVLRIATTTSLYDTGLLDELEMMYENTSGVDVQITAQGTGQALDTARRGDVDLVLVHSPSLEQEFIDEGYGINERCFAYNNFLIVGPESDPAGIANMSPVEAFKAIYIAGTNNTEGVAFVSRGDDSGTHNREQQIWAAAGYNYTEDIQDSGPWYLETGSGMGETLTVANQKDAYTLSDIGTYLAFKDQLNLVELVTEGDDLLNRYSAISVNPEQVPGVNINEATNFTNWITSNETKEFIGNFGVEEYGQPLFVPLYAPECTEPPFNCTCAEPVNATA is encoded by the coding sequence ATGACTCCGAGATCATGGGTGCCCCTGGTGGGCATCATGGTAGTACTCTTGGCCGCATCTGTCGTCGCCGTCCCGGCACAGGAGGCAGCGAACCCGGACGTGCTCCGGATAGCAACGACAACAAGCCTCTACGATACCGGCCTGCTTGACGAACTTGAGATGATGTACGAGAACACGTCCGGCGTGGACGTGCAGATCACCGCACAGGGAACGGGCCAGGCGCTCGATACCGCACGACGTGGCGACGTCGACCTGGTGCTCGTCCACTCGCCGTCGCTTGAGCAGGAGTTCATCGATGAAGGCTACGGCATCAACGAGCGGTGCTTTGCCTACAACAACTTCCTCATCGTCGGGCCGGAGTCCGATCCGGCGGGAATCGCGAACATGAGCCCCGTGGAAGCATTCAAGGCGATCTACATCGCCGGGACGAACAACACAGAGGGCGTGGCCTTTGTCTCCCGCGGCGATGACTCGGGCACGCACAACCGGGAGCAGCAGATCTGGGCGGCAGCCGGCTACAACTACACAGAGGACATCCAGGACTCCGGGCCCTGGTACCTGGAGACCGGGAGCGGCATGGGTGAGACCCTGACCGTCGCGAACCAGAAGGATGCCTACACGCTCTCAGACATCGGGACGTACCTCGCCTTCAAGGACCAGCTCAACCTTGTAGAGCTCGTGACCGAGGGCGACGATCTCCTGAACCGCTACAGCGCCATTTCAGTCAACCCGGAGCAGGTGCCGGGCGTCAACATCAATGAGGCCACCAACTTCACCAACTGGATCACCTCCAACGAAACCAAGGAGTTCATCGGGAACTTCGGCGTCGAAGAGTACGGCCAGCCGCTCTTTGTGCCGCTCTACGCACCTGAGTGTACCGAACCGCCGTTCAACTGCACCTGCGCAGAGCCGGTGAACGCAACAGCGTGA
- a CDS encoding substrate-binding domain-containing protein has product MKTNVTTLSAGAVLLLLVLAIFAGCTGTAPEGNETPGATTTATPAAGANVIRVATTTSLENTGLLAELERVYEGETGVDLQFIAQGTGQSLDTARRGDVDMVLVHAPALEEQFVNDGYGINPRCIAYNYFIIVGPKSDPAGIANMSPVEAFKKIYIAGTNNTPGVVFVSRGDNSGTHNQEKALWKEAGYDYEKDILDSGAWYVEAGKGMGDTLILTNEKNAYTLSDEGTYLSFKDRLALVPVIEQGTELMNRYSAIAVNPEKYPDVNAKGAADFINWLISDEGKQLIGDFGKAEFGKPLFVPLYAPECAQPPFNCTCAEPVTA; this is encoded by the coding sequence ATGAAGACGAACGTAACTACTCTATCGGCCGGTGCTGTCCTGCTCCTTCTCGTCCTCGCCATCTTTGCGGGGTGCACGGGGACTGCGCCGGAGGGGAACGAGACGCCGGGCGCTACGACGACGGCCACACCCGCTGCCGGTGCGAACGTCATCCGGGTCGCCACCACGACAAGCCTTGAGAATACCGGACTGCTCGCGGAGCTCGAGCGGGTCTACGAGGGCGAGACCGGGGTTGACCTCCAGTTCATCGCCCAGGGGACGGGCCAGTCGCTCGATACCGCACGGCGCGGCGATGTGGACATGGTGCTCGTCCACGCCCCTGCGCTTGAAGAGCAGTTTGTAAATGACGGCTACGGGATCAACCCGCGCTGCATCGCCTACAACTACTTCATCATCGTCGGGCCGAAGTCCGACCCGGCGGGGATAGCGAACATGAGCCCCGTGGAAGCCTTCAAGAAGATCTACATCGCCGGGACGAACAACACGCCGGGCGTGGTCTTCGTCTCCCGGGGCGACAACTCAGGCACCCATAACCAGGAGAAGGCGCTCTGGAAGGAGGCGGGCTATGACTACGAGAAGGATATCCTGGACTCCGGGGCCTGGTACGTCGAGGCAGGCAAGGGCATGGGAGACACCCTGATCCTCACGAACGAGAAGAACGCCTACACGCTCTCTGATGAGGGTACCTATCTCTCGTTTAAGGACCGGCTGGCGCTGGTGCCGGTCATCGAGCAGGGTACGGAACTCATGAACCGTTACAGTGCGATCGCGGTCAACCCTGAAAAGTACCCGGATGTGAACGCGAAGGGGGCCGCGGACTTCATCAACTGGCTCATCTCCGATGAAGGAAAGCAGCTCATCGGCGACTTTGGGAAGGCTGAGTTCGGGAAACCGCTCTTTGTGCCGCTCTACGCGCCCGAGTGCGCACAGCCGCCGTTCAACTGCACCTGCGCAGAGCCGGTGACTGCATAA
- a CDS encoding ABC transporter permease, which translates to MVNGSPIIEGFIEAIYLIITLNPQVVEITIRSLYISLTATLFASLIALPLGALIYFYDFRGKHAVVSTLQTLYALPTVIVGLIMFLLLSNIGPFGFLHLLYTPGGMIVTQTVLIIPLLMGLTVSALSGIDRDKRYTITALGASRFQTVTTIIAESRFAVMSGVLLGFGRAISEVGTVMIVGGNIRGATRVLTTAIALNTSMANYSVSIALGIILLGVALGVNIVLSLVQRR; encoded by the coding sequence GTGGTGAACGGGAGCCCGATCATTGAGGGGTTCATCGAGGCCATCTACCTCATCATCACCCTCAATCCGCAGGTGGTCGAGATCACCATCCGCTCGCTCTACATCTCCCTCACCGCCACCCTCTTTGCCTCTCTGATCGCCCTGCCGCTTGGGGCGCTCATTTACTTCTACGACTTCCGGGGGAAGCATGCGGTCGTCTCCACGCTGCAGACGCTCTATGCGCTCCCGACAGTCATCGTGGGCCTGATCATGTTCCTGCTCCTCTCAAACATCGGCCCCTTCGGGTTCCTCCACCTCCTCTACACTCCCGGCGGCATGATCGTCACCCAGACGGTTCTCATCATACCGCTCCTGATGGGGCTGACGGTCTCGGCACTCTCCGGGATCGACCGGGATAAACGCTACACGATCACGGCGCTCGGTGCAAGCAGGTTCCAGACGGTCACGACCATCATCGCGGAATCCCGGTTCGCGGTCATGTCCGGCGTCCTTCTGGGGTTCGGGCGGGCGATCTCCGAGGTGGGGACGGTGATGATCGTCGGCGGCAACATCCGCGGCGCCACCCGGGTTCTCACCACCGCGATCGCGCTCAATACATCGATGGCAAACTACTCCGTATCGATTGCACTCGGGATCATTCTGCTCGGGGTGGCGCTCGGGGTGAACATCGTTCTCTCCCTCGTGCAACGGCGGTGA
- a CDS encoding ABC transporter ATP-binding protein: MAIVEAQKIRKVYGSLEVLHDVDLSVREGEILGLIGPSGSGKSTLLRILDLIEPPSGGELSIFGIDTVGERGRWLDLRRRMGMLFQRPIVFNASVYDNIAMGLRYRGAPRDEIDRRVKEALEAVGLSRYIRSRATDLSGGEQQRVALSRVLVTDPEILFLDEPTANLDPGSTATIEAIVTRLNRERGITVLISTHDLAQGQRLAHRVAVMIEGTVAQAGSPREIFHEPKDQKIARFVGVQNIIHGRVVSREGGLTTVEMKERRIVSKTPPPAEEVAVVIRGEDISLHRREPGYEEAENLFPARITSVEPMAPFVNVTVDCGCALVALVTARRAEALGLRAGMDVWVSLPARVVHLVPR; this comes from the coding sequence ATGGCGATTGTTGAAGCACAGAAGATCAGGAAGGTATACGGCAGCTTAGAGGTCCTGCACGACGTCGACCTCTCGGTCCGGGAGGGGGAGATCCTCGGGCTCATCGGCCCGAGCGGCTCCGGGAAGAGCACACTCTTACGGATCCTCGACCTGATCGAACCGCCGAGCGGCGGCGAACTCTCGATCTTCGGTATCGATACAGTAGGGGAACGCGGCCGCTGGCTCGACCTCCGCCGCCGGATGGGGATGCTCTTCCAGAGACCGATCGTCTTTAACGCATCGGTCTACGACAACATCGCGATGGGGCTGCGCTACCGGGGAGCCCCTCGTGATGAGATCGACCGGAGGGTGAAGGAGGCGCTTGAGGCAGTCGGGCTCTCCCGCTACATCAGGAGCAGGGCAACCGACCTCTCGGGCGGCGAGCAGCAGCGGGTGGCGTTATCGAGGGTGCTCGTGACGGACCCTGAGATCCTCTTCCTGGACGAACCGACGGCGAACCTGGACCCGGGCTCGACCGCTACCATCGAGGCGATCGTGACCCGTCTGAACCGTGAGAGGGGGATAACCGTCCTGATAAGCACCCACGATCTGGCGCAGGGGCAGAGGCTCGCCCACCGTGTCGCGGTGATGATCGAGGGGACGGTCGCCCAGGCGGGCTCGCCCCGCGAGATCTTCCATGAACCAAAAGACCAGAAGATCGCCAGGTTCGTGGGGGTCCAGAACATCATCCACGGCCGGGTCGTCTCCCGGGAGGGGGGGCTCACCACGGTGGAGATGAAGGAGAGACGTATCGTCTCAAAGACCCCGCCGCCGGCAGAGGAGGTGGCGGTGGTTATCAGGGGCGAGGATATCTCCCTGCACCGGAGGGAACCAGGCTACGAGGAGGCGGAGAACCTCTTTCCCGCCAGAATTACCAGTGTCGAGCCCATGGCGCCGTTCGTGAACGTGACCGTGGACTGTGGGTGCGCTCTCGTCGCGCTGGTGACCGCGAGGAGGGCAGAGGCTCTCGGGCTTCGCGCAGGCATGGATGTCTGGGTCTCCCTCCCGGCGAGGGTGGTCCACCTGGTCCCCCGGTGA
- the wtpA gene encoding tungstate ABC transporter substrate-binding protein WtpA — MKLHGVSGRGAEDIRITVFCAGSLTGPFEKVKAAFEVEHPGVTVVLEPGGSVEIIRRVTGSGRPADLLASADYALIPEMMVPEHADWYLTFAKNRMVLTYTNESRYADEITAGNWYDVLARDGVRWGFSDPNSDPCGYRTPMVIQLAEGYYGNDQIFEDLVVAHSNITVTEENGTSTVHATDSGSDDTTLFIRLKADDLVRMVRSGDLDYAWEYRSVAVQNDLLFIELPEEIDLSAVEFAENYATVQTEAKKGDGTTLYAGAPIVYGVTVPKNAEHPDLGLAFVEMLVGATGQEILTADGQPPIMPAGGYGSVPAGLEPLVAVKA; from the coding sequence GTGAAACTGCACGGGGTTAGCGGGAGGGGCGCCGAAGATATCAGGATAACGGTCTTTTGTGCCGGAAGCCTGACCGGGCCCTTTGAGAAGGTGAAGGCGGCGTTTGAAGTGGAGCACCCCGGTGTCACTGTCGTCCTTGAGCCCGGCGGCAGCGTGGAGATCATCAGGAGGGTGACCGGAAGCGGGAGGCCTGCCGATCTGCTCGCATCAGCAGACTACGCCCTCATCCCGGAGATGATGGTGCCGGAGCACGCCGACTGGTATCTTACGTTCGCAAAGAACCGGATGGTGCTCACCTACACGAACGAGAGCAGGTATGCGGACGAGATCACCGCCGGGAACTGGTATGATGTTCTCGCTCGTGACGGTGTCAGGTGGGGTTTCTCTGACCCGAACTCAGACCCCTGCGGCTACCGCACCCCGATGGTGATCCAGCTCGCCGAGGGCTACTACGGAAACGATCAGATCTTTGAGGACCTCGTCGTGGCCCACAGCAACATCACCGTAACAGAGGAGAACGGCACCTCCACGGTTCATGCCACCGATTCGGGCTCCGACGATACCACGCTCTTCATCAGGCTGAAGGCCGACGACCTCGTCAGGATGGTCAGGTCGGGCGACCTCGATTATGCCTGGGAGTACCGGAGCGTTGCCGTGCAGAACGACCTACTCTTCATCGAACTCCCCGAAGAGATCGACCTCTCGGCGGTAGAGTTCGCTGAGAACTACGCGACCGTCCAGACCGAGGCGAAGAAGGGCGACGGTACCACGCTCTATGCGGGCGCCCCGATCGTCTACGGCGTGACCGTCCCGAAGAACGCAGAGCACCCCGACCTTGGTCTTGCATTCGTGGAGATGCTGGTCGGTGCCACCGGTCAGGAGATCCTCACTGCCGACGGCCAGCCCCCGATCATGCCTGCGGGAGGCTACGGCAGCGTCCCTGCCGGGCTCGAGCCGCTCGTTGCGGTGAAAGCCTGA
- a CDS encoding ABC transporter permease, with translation MKTETLSGDKGGLWRAERPGWHTDRCILWFCIMGAVIVGITVLALANIAITELADPAHLFEVAASSEVIGSILLTFCAGANAVLLLVIFGTPLAYVLARSRPSRFKEVVESVVDIPLILPHTVAGLLVYLLFMRRGWLGAPLAEIGLAFEDAYPGTVVAMLFVASPFFINSMREGFEKVPVHLENVARTLGAGTFTTFRTVTLPLSLRHMFNGAILAWGRAIGEFAAVIMIAYYPFIISTLIYYSFTTDGIHTSRSIAFVVIVISFAVFYLLRRMTRYLGRYDDRV, from the coding sequence ATGAAGACCGAGACGCTCTCTGGCGATAAGGGAGGGTTATGGCGGGCGGAGCGCCCGGGATGGCACACGGACCGGTGCATCCTCTGGTTCTGCATCATGGGTGCGGTGATCGTCGGAATCACGGTGCTTGCGCTTGCAAACATTGCGATTACAGAGCTCGCCGACCCTGCCCACCTCTTTGAGGTGGCAGCATCCTCGGAGGTGATCGGGTCCATCCTTCTCACGTTCTGCGCGGGGGCAAACGCTGTCCTCCTCCTGGTGATCTTCGGAACCCCCCTCGCCTACGTCCTCGCCCGCTCCCGCCCCTCCCGCTTCAAGGAAGTCGTGGAGAGCGTCGTCGATATCCCGCTCATCCTGCCCCATACGGTTGCGGGCCTGCTTGTCTACCTCCTCTTCATGCGCCGTGGGTGGCTTGGAGCGCCGCTTGCGGAGATCGGACTTGCATTTGAGGACGCCTACCCGGGCACGGTGGTTGCCATGCTCTTTGTCGCCTCCCCGTTCTTCATCAACAGCATGCGGGAGGGGTTTGAGAAGGTGCCCGTCCACCTGGAGAACGTCGCCCGCACGCTCGGTGCCGGCACGTTCACCACCTTCCGCACGGTCACGCTCCCCTTAAGCCTCCGGCACATGTTCAACGGAGCCATCCTCGCCTGGGGGAGGGCAATTGGGGAGTTTGCCGCTGTCATCATGATCGCCTACTACCCGTTCATCATATCGACGCTGATCTATTACTCGTTCACGACAGACGGCATCCACACAAGCCGGAGCATTGCGTTCGTGGTCATTGTGATCAGCTTCGCGGTCTTCTACCTCCTCCGGCGGATGACCCGGTACCTGGGGAGATACGATGATCGAGTTTGA
- a CDS encoding ABC transporter ATP-binding protein — MIEFDQVSLALGSFRLNNVSLTINRGDYYFIVGPSGAGKTVILEAIAGLHRPRRGRVLLRGEEVTALPPEKRRVALVYQDYSLFPHMSVIDNVGYGLRMQGMGRADARHEVVGLLAEFGIAHLADRYPGTLSGGEQQRVALARAVAVKPDILLLDEPLSALDPVTQEKFILDLQRLHREDDLTIVQVSHARREAHLLATRMAVIIDGSLVEEGEADVVLNRPRSREVASFVGIENILDGAVVRNEDGHATVDLGGQVFEAVTDAPVGEEVTLCIRSDDIVLRVPGSTRSSAQNTMTGTITRVVENGPVAEVKVDCGVELTAVLTRRSVRDLLLAPGTPVTLSIKATAVHVIRG; from the coding sequence ATGATCGAGTTTGACCAGGTCTCGCTCGCACTCGGCTCGTTCCGCTTGAACAACGTCAGCCTGACGATCAACCGGGGTGACTACTACTTCATCGTCGGGCCGTCGGGCGCGGGGAAGACCGTGATTCTTGAGGCGATTGCGGGCCTCCACCGGCCCAGGCGGGGCCGGGTTCTCCTGCGGGGCGAGGAGGTCACCGCCCTGCCCCCCGAGAAGCGGAGGGTCGCCCTCGTCTACCAGGACTACTCGCTCTTTCCCCACATGAGCGTCATCGATAACGTCGGCTACGGTCTTCGGATGCAGGGGATGGGGAGAGCGGATGCCAGGCATGAGGTTGTCGGTCTCCTCGCAGAGTTCGGGATAGCCCACCTCGCGGACCGCTACCCGGGAACCCTCTCGGGCGGCGAGCAGCAGCGGGTCGCACTCGCACGTGCCGTCGCGGTAAAGCCCGACATCCTCCTCCTCGACGAGCCGCTCTCTGCCCTCGATCCGGTTACGCAGGAGAAGTTCATCCTCGACCTGCAGCGGCTCCACCGGGAGGACGACCTTACCATCGTCCAGGTGAGCCACGCCCGCAGGGAAGCGCACCTGCTTGCCACCCGGATGGCGGTGATCATCGACGGGAGCCTTGTGGAGGAAGGAGAGGCTGACGTTGTGCTGAACAGACCCCGGAGCCGGGAGGTCGCCTCGTTCGTCGGGATAGAGAACATCCTGGATGGAGCTGTGGTGAGAAACGAGGACGGGCACGCGACGGTAGATCTCGGCGGGCAGGTCTTCGAGGCGGTGACTGATGCGCCGGTGGGTGAGGAAGTCACCCTCTGCATCAGGTCTGATGATATCGTCCTCCGGGTTCCCGGCTCAACCCGTTCCAGTGCCCAAAACACGATGACCGGGACGATTACCCGGGTTGTTGAGAACGGGCCTGTCGCCGAGGTGAAGGTGGACTGCGGCGTAGAGTTGACTGCGGTCCTGACGCGGCGGTCGGTGCGTGACCTCTTGCTCGCCCCCGGAACGCCTGTAACCCTCTCCATCAAAGCGACGGCGGTCCATGTCATCCGCGGGTGA
- a CDS encoding SemiSWEET family sugar transporter, whose amino-acid sequence MDSVTALGLIAGSLTTLSFAPQVVRAWRTRSTADLSLAMLIIFLAGILLWLAYGVVKEDLAIIAANSITAVLIGLILSIKAKHG is encoded by the coding sequence ATGGACTCCGTCACTGCACTCGGCCTCATCGCCGGCTCGCTTACAACGCTCTCGTTTGCACCGCAGGTCGTAAGAGCGTGGCGCACGCGGTCGACCGCCGACCTCTCTCTTGCGATGCTCATCATCTTCCTCGCCGGCATCCTGCTCTGGCTCGCCTACGGCGTGGTGAAAGAGGATCTCGCCATCATCGCAGCGAACAGCATCACCGCCGTCCTCATCGGCCTCATCCTCTCGATAAAGGCGAAGCACGGGTGA